The Bremerella cremea sequence GCCGCCGGTCGTAGGCATCGATGGTGACATTCGCCTTGGCGGCTGTTGCCCCGACTTCCGTTAGTGCGTCCCAGAGCGGTTTGCCGACTTCGTCCGAGATCGCCTTGGCGAGTTCTTCTTTGTTCGCTTGGACCAGCTCTGCGAAACGCCGGAGCAGCGCAGCACGATCTTGCTCAGGCTTCGCTTGCCAAGCTGGTTGGGCAGCGGCAGCAGATTGGAAAGCGGTTTTGACATCGTCGGACGAAGCCGCGTTGCCTTGCCAGACGGTCTGCTCAGTGGCAGGGTTCGTCGATGCGAACGGCTCTCCGGTCGCTTCGCGCCATTGTCCGTTGATATAAAGCATAGCGTCCCTCCCCAATGTTTTATGCCCCAATGTTTTTTGGTTGTGCAGGAGGTTTGAGCCGAGCGAAGCGAACCTGCTGGCCTGGCTCAAGTGATAATTCATTCGCTAACGTAGGGTCGATGATGACATGATCTTCGCTGGCAAGCAAACGTCCACTACTGAGGCGGAAGGTCGGCTCGATCGCTGCGACCACATAGATGGGTGTCTCTTCCGGCAACCCGTCACGGACCTCTTTGATCGGCAATACGCGGCTTTCTCGCACGAGGCGAATTTCATCGCGTTGGCAGTGCAATACCGGGCCTGCTTCAAAGATATCGACTAAGCATTCGTAGCGAAAACCTTCACTTTCTAACAGTCGGCGGGCAGGAACCGTGTTGGCGTGGACCTGCGCGATGGAAGCTTTGGCTTCGTCGGGCAGAAGGTCGACATAGACGGGATGACGGGGATTCAACTCTTCGATGAAATCTTTGTTGATCAAACTCAGCATGTCGGCATGTGGGAAGTCGATCCCAAAGAAGTGAACCCCCAAGGCTTCCCAAAACGGGCTGTTCCCTTGCTCGTCGACGACACCACGCATCTCGGCGATGACTTCTTTCTCGAACAGTTTGGGCCACTGGGCGATGAAGAGGAAACGAGAAAGGGAAAGGACACGCCCGTTGCCTCCGCCGCGATAATCGGGGTGCAAAAACAAACTCCCAATCTCGGTTGGGCCATCGTGGTTTTTCAGCAGCGTGAGAACTTGGTGCTCGTGTCTACTCCCCAGAACAGTTGATTCTTGAATTTCTTGAACCACATCGAAGGCGTAAAACGGTTTGAAGCCGCCAACCTTCGACACGATACCACACGTGCCGACGATTTTGCCAGAAGTTGGTTCTTCCATCACGAACAAGTAGAGCTGCCCTTGAGGATCGGCGTCGCTTAAGTCTTCAAACGAGCGCAGACTTTGCTTCACCCGCTTCTCGAAGATAGCCCGATCTTTCGGCAGCGTCGTGAGCCCGTATTGGGTTAGCTGTGCCAACTGATGTAGCTGGTCTAAGTCGCGTAGTTCCACCGGGCGGATAATCATCGTGCCCCCTTGCCAATAAGTTCCGATCACTCTTCCCAGGAAAGCGAGAGCATCACCTGATCGACGATGTCGCACGCTGCCTCGATTTCTTCGTCGGTAACCGAGAGAAACGGAGGCAGAAACCGCACGCGCGCCGGGTTCTGACCGGCAACGAAAGCGATCACGCCGGCGTCGTACAGCCCATGTAACACCCGTTTGGCCGCTTCTGCCGAACCGTTGAAGGGCGTAAAAGCCACCATGCCGCCAACGCCCCAAGGGCCAGAGATTTTATCAGGGGCCTTTTGTCGTAGGGCTTCGAAACGAGCAGCAAAACGCTGCTGAATCGCGGCGTTGCGCCCCTCGGGTCCGTAGAAATCCCCCTCGGTTAGCTGCCGCAAGACCCAACGAGCCGCAATGATCGCGGTGGTCGAAGAGGTAAACGTTTGGCTCAGCAGCCCAGGCTTCGGATTGACCTCTTCACTAAACAGCGTGGCACATACTTGCGTCATCTTGCCAATCGTCACCACGTCGGCGTAGTCGTCCAGTTCGAGCATTTGAAAGGCAAACGGTTGCAGCGTGCGTCCGAAGGTTTGAATCTCGTCGAACAAGATGGGTACGTGGTGCTTTTTCAAGAGCGAACAAAGGGCGACAAAGTACTCGCGCGGGGCGCCGTAGTAGCCTCCTTCTCCTTGCACCAGCTCCATGATGAAACCGCAGTGCGCCTCGGGGAAGCGTTCCAAATGCCGTTCCAGCACGCGGAGCGAATGATGCAAACTGGCCGCGTCGGCGTGGGCGTCGTAAAACGGAACGTAGTCGACCGCGATTGTCTGTGGTTGGCCGACGCGGTTCTTCGGGCGATCGGTGACTTGGTTTAGCACCATCGAGCGTCCGGCGAAGGCATTTTCAAACGCCAGAACACGCTGGGCGCCTGGGCGATGCTGAAACAAAATCTTCAGCGCATTCTCGTTGGCCATGGCACCACTGCTGGAAAGAAAGCAATGGTTAAGCTTCGCGCCATTGCGTTTGGCCAACGCGACAAGTTCCCGGCTGAGTTTGAGCGACTCGACATTCTGCTGCAAGTTTCCTTGCATTACGGTATCGGCCAGGATCGCCGGGACCAACTCAGCCAGCAGATCGGTGTTAGCGTGCCCCATCGCGTGGACGCCAATCCCGGTAATCATGTCGTACTTGACGCTCCCGTCGACCAATTCCACCAAAGAACTTCGCCCAGTGCCACTTCCCAGGTAGGGGAAAAACAGCGGGTTGCCGCGGAGGTTGGCATATTCATTCAGCAGATTCTGAAGCTGCTGCGTCTGCTGAGGGCTGGCTGGCTGAGCTTTGAGATCGGCAGTGTGTTCCTGTACAGCCGCCTGCAAGAGCCGTGTTGCCTCGGCGACGCGCGGGTCGTCCAGCAATTGTTGGGCAATTAACTTACGAGCATCCACGGTTGCCTCCGTTTCTTTGGGGGGTGTTCGAGCTGACGGAAAATCGAAGCTCATTTCAATTCTACGCTTGTTTCCCCCTTTCGGCCTCCGAAATTCAAGGGACCTGACTTATCAACGTCAGGAAAGCGAGTTGCGCGCGAGGGACCAAACTATCGATCAGCATGTACTCTTGGGGCGAATGAATGTTACCCCCTTGAA is a genomic window containing:
- a CDS encoding arginine N-succinyltransferase gives rise to the protein MRHRRSGDALAFLGRVIGTYWQGGTMIIRPVELRDLDQLHQLAQLTQYGLTTLPKDRAIFEKRVKQSLRSFEDLSDADPQGQLYLFVMEEPTSGKIVGTCGIVSKVGGFKPFYAFDVVQEIQESTVLGSRHEHQVLTLLKNHDGPTEIGSLFLHPDYRGGGNGRVLSLSRFLFIAQWPKLFEKEVIAEMRGVVDEQGNSPFWEALGVHFFGIDFPHADMLSLINKDFIEELNPRHPVYVDLLPDEAKASIAQVHANTVPARRLLESEGFRYECLVDIFEAGPVLHCQRDEIRLVRESRVLPIKEVRDGLPEETPIYVVAAIEPTFRLSSGRLLASEDHVIIDPTLANELSLEPGQQVRFARLKPPAQPKNIGA
- a CDS encoding aminotransferase class III-fold pyridoxal phosphate-dependent enzyme, translating into MDARKLIAQQLLDDPRVAEATRLLQAAVQEHTADLKAQPASPQQTQQLQNLLNEYANLRGNPLFFPYLGSGTGRSSLVELVDGSVKYDMITGIGVHAMGHANTDLLAELVPAILADTVMQGNLQQNVESLKLSRELVALAKRNGAKLNHCFLSSSGAMANENALKILFQHRPGAQRVLAFENAFAGRSMVLNQVTDRPKNRVGQPQTIAVDYVPFYDAHADAASLHHSLRVLERHLERFPEAHCGFIMELVQGEGGYYGAPREYFVALCSLLKKHHVPILFDEIQTFGRTLQPFAFQMLELDDYADVVTIGKMTQVCATLFSEEVNPKPGLLSQTFTSSTTAIIAARWVLRQLTEGDFYGPEGRNAAIQQRFAARFEALRQKAPDKISGPWGVGGMVAFTPFNGSAEAAKRVLHGLYDAGVIAFVAGQNPARVRFLPPFLSVTDEEIEAACDIVDQVMLSLSWEE